From Streptomyces asiaticus, one genomic window encodes:
- the rplF gene encoding 50S ribosomal protein L6 encodes MSRIGKLPIQVPAGVDVTIDGRTVAVKGPKGSLSHTVAAPIEVAKGEDNVLVVTRPNDERQNKALHGLSRTLVANMITGVTQGYSKALEISGVGYRVQAKGSNLEFSLGYSHPILVEAPEGISFKVESPTKLSVEGIDKQKVGEVAANIRKLRKPDPYKAKGVKYAGEVIRRKVGKAGK; translated from the coding sequence ATGTCGCGCATTGGCAAGCTGCCCATCCAGGTTCCCGCTGGTGTGGACGTCACCATCGATGGCCGCACGGTCGCCGTGAAGGGTCCCAAGGGCTCTCTCTCGCACACCGTCGCCGCGCCGATCGAGGTCGCCAAGGGTGAGGACAACGTCCTCGTTGTCACCCGCCCGAACGACGAGCGTCAGAACAAGGCCCTGCACGGCCTGTCGCGCACGCTGGTGGCGAACATGATCACCGGCGTGACCCAGGGCTACAGCAAGGCGCTCGAGATCAGCGGTGTCGGTTACCGCGTCCAGGCGAAGGGCTCCAACCTGGAGTTCTCCCTGGGCTACAGCCACCCGATCCTGGTCGAGGCCCCGGAGGGCATCTCCTTCAAGGTGGAGTCCCCGACCAAGCTGAGCGTCGAGGGCATCGACAAGCAGAAGGTCGGCGAGGTCGCCGCGAACATCCGCAAGCTGCGCAAGCCCGACCCGTACAAGGCCAAGGGCGTGAAGTACGCGGGCGAGGTCATCCGCCGCAAGGTCGGAAAGGCTGGTAAGTAA
- the rpsH gene encoding 30S ribosomal protein S8 has product MTMTDPIADMLTRLRNANSAYHDSVVMPHSKIKSHIAEILQQEGYITGWKVEDAEVGKSLILELKFGPNRERSIAGIKRISKPGLRVYAKSTNLPKVLGGLGVAIISTSHGLLTDKQAGKKGVGGEVLAYVW; this is encoded by the coding sequence ATGACCATGACCGATCCGATCGCAGACATGCTGACGCGTCTGCGAAACGCGAACTCGGCGTACCACGACTCCGTCGTGATGCCCCACAGCAAGATCAAGTCGCATATCGCGGAGATCCTCCAGCAGGAGGGCTACATCACCGGCTGGAAGGTCGAGGACGCCGAGGTCGGCAAGAGCCTCATCCTCGAGCTGAAGTTCGGCCCGAACCGCGAGCGCTCGATCGCCGGCATCAAGCGGATCTCGAAGCCGGGCCTGCGGGTCTACGCAAAGTCCACCAACCTGCCGAAGGTGCTCGGCGGCCTGGGCGTGGCGATCATCTCCACGTCGCACGGGCTCCTCACCGACAAGCAGGCCGGCAAGAAGGGCGTGGGTGGGGAAGTCCTCGCCTACGTCTGGTAA
- the rplR gene encoding 50S ribosomal protein L18 codes for MAYGVKIAKGNARKAAAVKRRHIRVRKRVSGTPVRPRLVVTRSNRHMVAQVIDDIAGHTLASASTLDSSIRAAEGDKSAQAQQVGALVAERAKAAGIEAVVFDRGGNKYAGRIAALADAAREAGLKF; via the coding sequence ATGGCATACGGTGTGAAGATTGCCAAGGGCAACGCTCGCAAGGCCGCTGCCGTCAAGCGGCGTCACATCCGCGTCCGCAAGCGGGTCTCCGGTACGCCGGTCCGCCCCCGCCTCGTGGTGACGCGCTCCAACCGTCACATGGTGGCGCAGGTCATCGACGACATCGCGGGCCACACCCTGGCCTCGGCGTCTACGCTGGACAGCTCCATCCGGGCGGCCGAGGGCGACAAGAGCGCCCAGGCGCAGCAGGTCGGCGCCCTGGTGGCCGAGCGGGCGAAGGCCGCGGGCATCGAGGCCGTCGTGTTCGACCGCGGTGGCAACAAGTACGCCGGGCGCATCGCCGCTCTGGCGGACGCCGCCCGCGAGGCCGGGCTGAAGTTCTGA
- the rplE gene encoding 50S ribosomal protein L5 has translation MTATTTAPRLKARYREEIQGKLQEQFSYENVMQIPGLTKVVVNMGVGDAARDSKLIEGAIRDLATITGQKPAVTKARKSIAQFKLREGQPIGAHVTLRGDRMWEFLDRLVSLALPRIRDFRGLSPKQFDGRGNYTFGLTEQVMFHEIDQDKIDRVRGMDITVVTTATNDEEGRALLRHLGFPFKEA, from the coding sequence ATGACTGCCACCACCACTGCACCGCGCCTCAAGGCGCGCTACCGCGAAGAGATCCAGGGCAAGCTGCAGGAGCAGTTCTCCTACGAGAACGTCATGCAGATCCCGGGTCTGACCAAGGTCGTGGTCAACATGGGTGTGGGCGACGCCGCCCGCGACTCCAAGCTGATCGAGGGCGCCATCCGCGACCTCGCCACGATCACCGGCCAGAAGCCCGCCGTCACCAAGGCCCGTAAGTCCATCGCGCAGTTCAAGCTGCGTGAGGGCCAGCCGATCGGCGCCCACGTCACCCTCCGCGGTGACCGCATGTGGGAGTTCCTGGACCGTCTGGTGTCGCTCGCGCTGCCGCGTATCCGCGACTTCCGCGGTCTGTCGCCGAAGCAGTTCGACGGCCGGGGCAACTACACCTTCGGTCTCACGGAGCAGGTCATGTTCCACGAGATCGACCAGGACAAGATCGACCGCGTCCGGGGTATGGACATCACCGTGGTGACCACGGCGACCAACGACGAAGAGGGCCGCGCCCTACTGCGTCACCTCGGCTTCCCGTTCAAGGAGGCGTGA
- a CDS encoding type Z 30S ribosomal protein S14 yields MAKKALIAKAARKPKFGVRAYTRCQRCGRPHSVYRKFGLCRVCLREMAHRGELPGVTKSSW; encoded by the coding sequence GTGGCGAAGAAGGCTCTCATTGCCAAGGCCGCCCGCAAGCCCAAGTTCGGCGTGCGTGCCTACACGCGCTGCCAGCGCTGCGGACGTCCGCACTCCGTGTACCGCAAGTTCGGCCTGTGCCGCGTGTGCCTTCGTGAGATGGCTCACCGTGGCGAGCTGCCGGGCGTGACCAAGAGCTCCTGGTAA